tcatcaccaccatcatcatcatcatcatcatcatcgtcatcaaaACCAACACGGGTCTGCAAGGCCTCACTGATGTCAGTAAACGTcacctcatcctcctcatcatcagaGTCATCCCGCTCCAGCTGATACATTTTGAAAGCCTTTACAAAATTTGAGCCATTATCTGTGACTGTTGTGGTGATTTTGAATGATATGCCATATGAGGAGTAGATATTATCAAGCTCCGTTGCAATTTTGTCGTACGTATGGCGTCCCTTGAACCTCCTGCATGCCAGGGCTGCCTTACCTCGCTCCATGCTTTGCGGATTTATTCAATGCGCCATTACGCCTAGATAGCTCTTGTTACATGCAGTCCATATGTCTGCTGTGGTAGACACATATTCTAACTTCTCAAACGTTTTTTTGAGCACCACATTCATTTGAGTATATTGGGCGTCTATGTAGTTCGAAAACGTCTTTCTACACAGTAGGGCTACCCCTCCTCTGACCGGTATTTGGCAACTAGTGCCCTGAATGAGTCCGACTCAACCGTAGATAATGGCAGCATATCCTCCACTACATACATAAAAATTAATATTAGTACAGATGTTGAAAGTGCCTGGAACCTCTTTTATGAAGGGTTTACCAATATAATTAATGCTTGGTTCTCACCTAATTTAGCAAATATCCTTCATGAGCGCAATGTGGCATGGGCTAAAGCCAGAAAATCAAATCAGAACTCTGACTGGCTGGACTTCAGACAACTGCGCAATACATGTACTCTCAAAATTAGAAAAGCCAAATCTGACAAGTTTCTCATAATCTGAATAATCCATCAAAATTTTGGAAAACTATAAAATCATTATCAGAAAACAGTAAAGGCCAGGAGCTTCCCTCAAGCATTGTGAAGAACTCTCAAAAAGTTACCGACAAGGCCAAAATGCTTGATTGTTTCAATGAACATTTCATAGCCTCAGGATTTTTATTTGAGTCATTCAGTCCTCAACATGAGTGTTCCTCTACAGTTGAGACTGTTGGTCTAGACCCTTCTAGTCTGTCTTTTAGTTTCAGTCCTATCACAGTTTCAGACGTAAATAAAGCCCTCAAGCATTTGGACACAACAAAATCTGCAGGCCCTGATAAACTGGATCCCTACTTTTTAAAGCTAGCGGGAAATGTTATTGCCGTGCCCTTAACTAAtatttttaatctgtgtttgAATACAAATGTCATTCCTCCCATCTGGAAATCAGCCTTTGTGGTTCCCCTGCTAAAAGGTGGTGACCCTACCATCTTAAATAACTACAGAGCAATCTCTAAACTGTCTGTCCTGGTCAAGGTTCTAGAATCCCTTGTCAGTGATCAGTTAAAGAACTATTTTAACAGTTATAATGTGTTGTCTGACTTCCAATCTggttttagggcgttttcacacatacctcatttggtccggactttcggactttttgtttgatccgaaccaaaattagaggtgtgaaacctcccccggaccacggtccggatcaaaagaccaaattttggtccgataaaaagaggtggtctcggtccggaccaaacgaaccatggtccggttcgttatagtgtgaaagcattttttggatggttcggactttcggaccaaatacaaggagctctggcaggctctccttgtgttacaagacgcaaaggaagctcctttaaggaatagctcggtgcttagtatgtaggctacatgagagagtgagagtgacggtgaatgcgctcagagcagacagctgtcggctatcagagcagagaatagatcagcagtttatttgttaagtggtagtaaatgtacagtgtaggtttccatttgtctcttaataaattctccagaaagaaagtttccgtgtctcgcttctcaacatcacaacaaaacaaagagagccgcggcagtagaggagagcagcagtcagctgaaaaaactcaaTATGACTTCtcaaaaaactccgacacagagagaggagacgagaggacagggaagcccgtctacaaaccaatcaattataagtatctggagacgcagctcacgtatgtgatgacggcaggacgtagttttgtcacgtatagatctttagtgtgcttgcataactgcagtgtgaaaccaaaacttaccggatcaaatgtatacaatgtaacaaaaacatgaaccttggtccggaccttggttcagactttcatgtgtgaaaacacccttagaAAAGGGCATAGTACAACGTCGGCAGCTCTTAAGGTTTTAAATGACTTTTTGGAATCCATGGATAATAAACAGTATTGTGCAGCCCTTTTTATTGACCTCTCAAAGGCATTTAACACAGTGGACCACAAAGTGCTTAAGCAGAGACTGCATAGGGCTGGGCTTTGTGAACAAACTGTCGGTTGGTTTGTTAATTACCTTACAGACAGAAGTCAGTGTGTGCAGGCAGAGGGCAGCACTTCTTGCTATTTCAAAATAACAAAAGGTGTGCCTCAGGGGTCAGTCTTGGGGCCACTGCTATTCATCCTCTATATCAATAACATTGATCATAACGTAAAATTTCAtttttatgctgatgacactgTACTGTATTGCTCTGCACCCACCACAGACCAGGCACTTTCCCAGTTACAACTTGCTTTTAACACGCTTCAACAGAATCTTTATGatttaaaacttgttttaaatgcagaaaaaacTAAAGTCATGCTTTCTTGAAATTCAAAATCTAAATCAACTCTCCCTTCAATCCTCACTTCCCAGGGTACGAAAATTGAATGTGTTTCTAAGTACAGATATCTTGGTATTTTAATTGATGAATCTCTTTCTTTTACCCTTCATATTCAGCAGCTAGCAAaagattaaaacttaaattaggattttatttcagaatCAAATCCTGCCTTTCGTTCAAATCTAGAAAGAGGCTGGTCGCTGCCACTTTTATGTCTGTACTTGACTATGGTGATGTTCCATACATGCATGCTTCGTCTCAAAGTTTACATGCACTGGACACTGTATACCACGGAGGTTCATCACTGGTATGAAAGCCCTCGCTCACCATTGTGAACTGTATGAACGTGTTGGATGGCCTTCTCTATCAACACGGAGACTTCAATACTGGCATACCTTCATATACAAGGCTATTTTAGGTCTCCTTCCATCCTACCTTCTGACCTATATCAGTGTAAATAGTAACGGGACTTACGATCTTCGTTCCCAGGatcttttccttctgtctgttccAAAGGTTAGAACTGAGCTGGGAAAAAAggcctttaaaggtcccatatggtGAAAATGGGTTTTTATGGGATTCTGCGTTTCATATAGGCTCGGGGGTTTAAATTAAAagctgtgaaaatgtgaaatcGCTCACTGCCGCCATTTCTCCACCCCCCACAAAACTAGACCGCCTTCCAGCTAAATGGGCCAGTTAGAATTTGATGTATTTGCTATGCAGAAACCGGGTAACCAATGGGTGTTGTGTTCCAAAATCGACCTAGCCCCGCCCCCTTTCCCAACGTTCGCTTCGTGCCGCTGAGAAGAATCCAAGAAGAACCGGGAGTCATGTCGGGAGTTAAGTCCTCCCTGAAAACTGGCCATGAGAAATGCATCATTCCAGGGTGCAGAGTATCAAATACATCACTGCACTGCCTTCCAAAAGACAAAGATGTCGCTGACAAGTGGATGGATTTTATTTTTGGAGACTTGCCTAAACCTGTGCCAAGTCAGGCTTTTCGGCTATGTACTGCACATTTTTCACAGCAGTTCGTACTGAATCAGGGGCTTTATGATGCTGGAGTCGTATCAAAATTACTGTTGATGAAAAGATCCATTCCAACTATTCGGCACCCTCTCCCAAGCATTGAAATGGTGAGTAAAAACTATTTTATAACGTAGCTAgattactagctagctaactgagtTGATCATGTTTCGTTTTTCCTAATGGTTGGTTAGCTGGCTGTGTCACCGCTAGCtaacgtagtgtgtgtgtgtgtgtgtgtgtgtgtgtgtgtgtgtgtgtgtgtgcgcgcacacatTATAATGTTAGCTGTTGTCTAACTACTGAACTAGCTAACTGATGTTAGCTACAAAGCAAACAATAGTGATGTCGCCTActattttagtttgtttgtaaTATTGTTAATCTCTGGCCAAGAGGAAACTATAGATACTCTGTGATTGATTGTGTGAGTGCATCACATCGTCTTTTAGCAAAATGGCGGAGCGCGTATACTCAGCGAACCTGTGTTGGTGCTCTCGCCGGGTTCAAGTCCGTTTTTAGGGGCAAAAGCGCCCCGAAGTCCCCTGGAGGCTCTAGCAGCTTTTTTTCTCCATCCAGCTGTGAGACGGGACGCGCAGCGGCTCGCCATTTGCAGCGtctgatatacagtattttcttgGCGAGCGAATCTGGCAAGAAAGTACACTGATAATCTTTTATAAACGATATAAATAAAGGATTATGTTATTGATATTTAATTAGCGATTCTGTCAAATGATAAAAAATGCATCCCCTGCTTGCCAACCCTTTTGATTTTACTTTCTCTCGCCCTGCTGTCTTCCTTTACAGACAGATGGTTatacacatataatatatatatatatatatatatatatattgtatcaGTATATGTTATAAGCTCTACATGTGATTAACCAAGCTCGTTACCTATTATTTATTATGTGCACATATATCTGTATTGCATCTAACTTGTTAAATACCTTGTTATACTGCACGTTTGCACTGCCACTGTTTAGTGTTACTTGCCTCATCCAAGTgcctttatttgtcatttacgTTATAGTAGATAGAGGACGCTACTtcgtcaaatgttttttttcttgtgttctgTTGCTGCTGGTCTCTGATAGTTACCACACTTTTTGTTGTATGCCTACAATGAAAAATTAAATGTGTTATGACTAGCAATATTATCACGCTGTCTCCTTTTCATTTCCTAATATATGTGATGATGTATTCTTAGGGAGCCATTAGACCTGTTTCCCAGGCCAGTACCTCCCGGAGTATTGGCTGCCAGACTGACCCCTTTCCAAAAAGATCTGTTGGAACCCAACTATCCAAGGACACTCTTAAGACTCACATCAGAAGCAGAGGTTAGTGAAATTGAATTTTTGTAAATGGTAGTTTACCTGCAAAGTtgtgttttgtttacatttttgtttataagCTGATAAGTCAAAAGTAATCATTTGAATGATTACTGGTAATAGGTATTCCCAAATGTTATATCTATGAACCATATATTCCTATTGCAGTTGAAAGAGGGGatcaaagagaaaacaaatatGGGAACCTTATCAGTGAGATATAGTACATAATGTGGGCAGATATTTAACATTGATCTTAGAGACTGTATACAGATATCTTGTCCTATGCACTACATGATGGTTTGTTATTACTGCTATTTCAAATGAGCCACAGTCTACATTGTTTGACAAAGGCATAATTTCCAAATAGCTTCTCAGACAAGTGTGGTCTGCGAGAATGTGTGGTCTCCCCCACTTCTCACCTCAACACCCTTGAAGCCCCTTCCACCCAAAAAGAGGCCGCGACTGGAACTAGAGGAGGATGACGATGAATGGGAGGCCTCCATTGAGGCTACTGACCCTAATGACTCCACTTTCATTCGAAGTGTATCAATGACAACAGAGTCATCGACTGTATCGTAAGTTCTCAAGAAAGCTCCAATAGCTATTTATCTTTGATGTGTCTCAATTCTGATGTGAATAATATTTCTTATGTTTTTCTGTtgtgcttctttttttcccttgcaCAGACAAGCCTCACTACCATATGATGTACctaaatatattgtatatgaAAACTGCCTCCTCGAGTTGTTTGAGTTATGTCCAGTGTGCAGCTCCATGTGTGACTTTCCTTGCTGTTGATCAGACGTGCCACCGCTGTGAGTTCAACAGACAGTGGAAGAGTCAACCGTTCATTGGAAGTACACCTGCAGGGAACATTCATCTCtctgcagctgtatattttacAGGGACATCTTTCATCCAAATGAAAAAGGTATTTAGGTGCTCATttgtacaaaatgttttttttgttatatgcaTATCAACTTGCAATTTACATTttcttcattattttttaaaaaggttttcaATGCATTTGGTGTGAGGAGCATGCGATACCAAGCTTTCCGGAAACATGCCAAAACCTATCTAGAACCTGCCATTGTTTGGAAATGGAAAAGGGCCCAGCAGGTTGAGCTTCAAAGTTTAAGCCAGCAGAGCAAGGTTATCATTGGAGGAGATATGCAGGCAGATTCTCCAGGTCAGTAGCAGAAACACCATCATTTTGAGTTGAAAACTAATTTCTGGTAGCACTTTCACTGTATCACCCTGTAGGGTGGGACCGGAGCGCAACTATGTAGTGCTACAGCAGAAATAGTTGCAccgttttctttttaaactgcCTTAATAACGCTTTACTTTATTACATGTACTGTGCTACATTGTTTTACTGCGATTTATGTGCACCGTTGTCTTACAGGCCATTGTGCCAAATTTGGAAGCTATACTGTGATGAATCTTGAAACCAGCACAGTCATCAATATCCAACTTGTGCAGGTGTGTATATTACCAAAGATATTTCAACCACCACTACTTAGTAGTGCAAATGCAATTGCAAAGCATCCCCAACATAGTAATCTGACATGACCTTTTATGACAGCACATTGGACTTTTGCTCCAGCTATTTCTTATTGTGTCCTCTTCCCTCAATCTACCCTGTTTTCTATCAACAGAGCAATGAGGTCGGAGGGAGTTACTACATGGAGAAGGAAGGTCTGAAGCGAAGCCTTGCTCTTCTGGAGGCAAGTGGTGTCACATTGGACTGCATAGTCACAGACCGCCACCTCCAGATTCAAAAATACCTGAGAGAAAAGGGCATCACACAGTACTATGACGTCTGGCATATTGATAAGGGTATGACATATTAATCTATTATGCTTTTGACGCACTGTTCTGTCTGAATTTGTAATTTACAGTTAGCTCTGACATGGAATTTCAATATTACTCAGTAGTTTTTACTATATTGTTTAATCCAAGGGATGTCTAAGAACATTGACAAACTTGCCAAGGAGAAGGATTGTGAGGTGGTAAAAAAGTGGCAACAGAGTATTAGGAACCATCTCTACTGGACTGCATCATCATCCAAGACAGGCCCAGAGAAGGTGGCAAAGTGGACATCTGTCATCAATCACATCcacaacattcacacacacgaAGACCCCCTTTTTCCAAAGTGTGAGCACAGTGATGTCATAGATAAGAGGAGGTGGTTGAAGCCAGGTATACATTTATTCTTAAACATTTATTTCTAAAcagttttaaaataatttcGTAGGATCAAAGGCTTCCTACAGACTGGAGAAGGTCCTTACAAACAAGAGGTTCATCAAGGGTGTGGAGAAACTAAGCCCTCACCACCAAACATCCTCTCTTGAGGCCTTCCACAGCGTTGTCATCCGCTTTGCACCAAAGAGTGTGGTTTCTGCCCGTGTACATCTGCATGTTCCACGCGTAGCTGGACGCGGCGTCGCAGGCCACCCAGGACTTGAGTCCATACCTGGCGGGCTTGCGGGGCATGTACTGGCGGAAGGAGCATCGACCTTGTTGTCGTCGTCGTCgttgtcgtcgtcgtcgtcgtcgtcgtcattGTTGTCGTTGGAGGTGTTGGACGTGTCGTCAAAGAGTGAGAATGAGAAAGACGCGGAAAAAGAACTCGGAGGAAGACAAAGAAGGGGGGAAGGAGGGAATGTGAAGAACAAGAATGAGATTGAAATTATAGATGAGAATACAAGCACAcgagaaaagaacaaaatgtttagaaacatccgcatgcgcacacacacacaaaagcattgTAAACGGCGAGCTGGAAAAAGACCAAGAAAAAGACGAGACAAGTGTGCCACGGCGGCGAGAACAACAAACTGGAAACAAATTAGTCTAGACGCGATGTACACGTGCTCCAGAGGCAGCAGAGGTAACATGCAGTGGCTAGGCcaggctcgctcgctcgctcggtctgtctgtctgtctgtctgtctggctgtctggctgtctgtctggctggcAACTCTCCTCCAGTTGGAGGGCTTGCAAGCAGCCGACGGAGAAACCAGCGTCTGTGGGCGGGCACCGGTTCCGTGTGAATGCACCACTCGAAACCACAGAAGCGTTGCTCTGGGCTGCTTGCAGCGCTGCTATCCTATCGATCTGTTGCGTGCACAGACACAAGACTGTGAAAGACAACCGCTGCTCTTTATCCAGccacccctcggattgagccctgccaatggccagtgagttcccagacccgaGCTTGAACACGACGACCacaacgacgacgacgacgacgacgacgacgataATGAAAATAGCTGCGGTGACAAATACCCACCTCGAAAGGGAACCAGCTGCTCGTCCACGGTCACGTCGGGGCCCGGGTTGTAGAGGCGAGGCAGCCGCCGCGCCCAGGCGTCCCACACGTCCCACACGTCCCACACGTCTCGTATGGCCACCAGTTTGTCCGCGGCTCGTCTGGCGGCTCTCGTCTCGCGGTCGTCGAATCGCAGCAGTCGCGAGAACGCGTGGAAGCGCTTGAGCGGCATCGTGGCGCGGAAAATGGCCCTGCCGCTCTCCTCGTGCCACAGGCTCTCCAGGGCCTCGTTTCGGGACCTGTACACGCCGGCGAGGAGCAGCAGCCCGAGGTAGCCGCGCAGGTCCGTGGCGTCCATCAGTTTCCAGCCGTTGCCGCACTTCCTTAGGCCCTCGATGTTCGTGGCGGTCACCACGATCTCTTGTATGTGCCGCGTGACAAACAGCTCGAACGCGGAGAGTATATCGCGGACGCGTGTGGCCGCGTACTCTGTGGGTCCTGGGCTCTGCGGAGCGGTGGCGCGTCTGGCCGGGTCTTGTTGTTGCCGTTCGTCTTGGTCGTGTTGGTCGTGTCGTTCGTCTTGGTCTTGGTCACGTTGGTCTcggtcgtcgtcgtcgtcgccGTCGTCCAGTTGTTGTTCCTCGTCCTCTTCATATTCAGCACGACGGCGGCGAGGTTCAGGGCGACGGGGATGATACGTCGTGGAGGACCATTCGATCTCGCCGTCTCTCGACGCAAACCTTTCgctttcctcctcctcgtcctcatcGTCTTGCTCCACATCCTGCTCCTCGTCGTCGTGGCCCTCGTTGTCGTCATTTCCCCTTTGCCGTCCACCCTCCTGTGCTGCGTTTGCCcctcgttcttctcctcgttcttctcctcgttcttCGCTCGTCATCCTGCTCgccgtcgtcgtcgtcgtcgtcgtcttcGCCCTCTCTGTCTTCATCTCCCCTTTGCCGTCCACCAGCCTGTGCCGCGTTTGCCCCTCGTTCTTCCcctcgttcttctcctcgttcttctcctcgttcgCCTCGGTCGTTGGCGTCGTCGTACTCGTCTTCTCCTGCGTCGTGGTCGTGGTCGTGGTCGTCAGCGTCGCGGCGGTGGCTTTCTCCGTCGTCGTGTTTGTCTCGGTCCTCTTCTGACGCACACCCGCCGGATGACCATTCGGAGTCGGAGTCGCTGTCGTTGTCGCTGTGGTCatcttccttttcttcttcttcttcttcttcttcttcttcttcttctgctactACTAAATTTTCCACTTGGGGGACATTGCGTGCCGCGTGGGCGAGAACCCGATGCAGCTCCAAATTTAGAGTCACACAGCGGGCCATGCCGGCGTCGCAACCGGCTGCTGAACCGAGTACAAAGAGTACAAAggtccagaagaagaagaagaagaagaagacaaaatctgtacaatatacatgtatatgtatatgtatatacatttgtgtgtgtgtgtgtgtgtgtgtgtgtgtgtgtgtgtgtgtgtaataaaagTGTTTAGTAGGACGAGAACGAGGTTTGTTTCTTTCCCCTTTCCCTTACCCTCTCTGTTTTACTACTACAAGCCAGGCCAGGGTCCCCCGAATACCATGGAATGGGTCACAGacacccgaaggccagagccgcggtagtagagaaataccatggaatgggTCACATAGACCCAAAGGCCAGAGCCAccgtagtggagaaataccatggaatgggtcacagtgacccgaaggccagagctgcggtagtggagaaataccatggaatgggtcacgtagacccgaaggccagagccgcggtagtggagaaataccattgaatactggccagggtcacagtgacccgaaggccagcgctgcggtagtggagaaataccattgaatactggccagggtcacagtgacccgaaggccagggccgcggtagtggagaaatgccatggaatagtggccagggtcacagtgaacccgaaggccagagctgctcaagtggagaaatgccatcgagtaacgtatgggtcagagagacccgaaggccagggccgcgctagtggagaaataccatggaataacgtgcgggtcacagagacccgaaggccagggccgtggtagtggagaaataccttTGAATAACAtatgggtcacagagacccgaaggccagggcCGCGGTAGTGgagcaataccattgaatactggccagggtcacagtgacccgaaggccagagctgtggtagtggagaaatgccatggaatagtggccagggtcacagtcacccgaaggccagagctgcggcaGTGGAGAAATATCACTGAATACTAgccagggtcacagagacccgaagcgCAATGCCaggccaataaaaaaaaaaaaagtcaaataaactgAACGGGTCTTTGTGACCCGATGGACAACAtaactggccagggtcacagtgacccgaaggccagagctgcggcaCTGGTGAACTACcactgaatactggccagggtcagagagacccgaaggccagagccgcggcggccgtggagaaataccGTCGAATAACGtgcgggtcacagtgacccgaaggccagagcctcgGTAGTAGAGAAATACCACTAAatgactggccagggtcacagtgacccgaaggccagagctgctcaagtggagaaatgccatcgagtaacgtatgggtcagagagacccgaaggccagggaCGCGGTAGCagagagaaataccatggaataacgtgcgggtcacagagacccgaaggccagagctgcggcagtggagaaataccactaaatgactggccagggtcacagtgacccgaaggccagagctgctcaattGGAGAAATGCCATTGAGTAACGtgcgggtcacagagacccgaaggccagagccgcggcagtggagaaataccatggaataacgtgcaggtcacagtgacccgaaggccagagccgcggcagtggagaaataccatcgagtaacgtatgggtcagagagacccgaaggccagggaCGCGGTAGCGgagagaaataccatggaataacgtgcgggtcacagagacccgaaggccagagccgcggcagtggagaaataccacggaataacgtatgggtcacagtgacccgaaggccagagctgcggtagcggagaaataccacggaataacgtatgggtcacagtgacccgaaggccagggcCGCGGTAgtggagcaataccatggaatactggccagggtcacagagacccgaaggccagagccgcggccgtggagaaataccattgaatactggccagggtcacagagacccaaaggccagagccgcggccgtggagaaataccatggaacaacgtatgggtcacagtgacccgaaggccagtgctgcggcagtggagaaataccatcgagtaacgtatgggtcacagagacccgaaggccagagccgcggcagtggagaaataccatcgaataacgtatgggtcaaagagacccgaaggccagcgctgcggtAGCGGAGAAATACCAtagaataacgtatgggtcagtgACCCGAAGCGCAACGCCAGGCCAATACAAAAAGTCAACTAAACTGAACGGGTCATTGTGACCCGATggacaacataagggttaaTTCAATGAAAACAAATTTAATATATTTGGAAACAACAATTAACTTTAATACTTGATCTGGGTGTTTTCAAATATTTAGTACTGACTGGAGAATGTATTTGAACATTACGACATTGCGAGGACTGAGGTAAGAACATTAAGTAGCAATTTCCTTCATATTCGTAAAGTCTGATACATTTTATGAAACTACAAATAAGGTCGTAATATATCATCTACCGGCGGTCCCAGGGGACCTTTATGCTGCTGACACCGCTGCCTTTTCCAGGCAACAGCGGCGCACAGAGAGAAGAGTAGGTGGGCGTGTGTCAGGTAACGTTATGTGCCGTGCGCCGGaatataaacacagacacatcgCAGAAAGCATGACAATAACATGAAAACACATCATTCACTCTAAGTGGTTTCTGTGactttcaaatgtttaaaaacccAAAAGACGCAAAAATACACAGCCACCATATAACGTTAGCCTTAGCCCCGAATAGCCACATCACTGAAGACACAcgtctaacgttagctgactTTTTCTAAAGCGTTACAGCCTACTAAAATGAAGACGCACTCAACTTACCACTCTGAAACGTCCTGCTGACCTCTTCCAAAAGAAATTAATTGGTCCTCTTCGCCTGAATCCTCTGAACTTGAGCATTCGGGCTCTAACTGGTAAGGTCTTGCAAATCCCGCTGCCATGTTGGTTTATAGTAGTTCCAACAAAATCTGATTCTAGATTTGTgcttagccaatcagagcattCTGCTCTTTAGTTGTGGGCTGAACATTCCATCCAGCATCGAATCCAAGCGTGTGTGGGAGGGGAGAAAAAAGGCTCTCAGAAAAGTGTGGGAAAATCAacccaacactttttttttggtaaCACTATTAAATTAGTGTTAAATAGACACATATAAACGGTACACATATAAGTTTAAGTGTCaccatatgggacctttaagtttgCTGCTCCCTCTGCTTGGAACAATTTACAGAAATCCATGACACTTACAGAGCTGGTCTCATTGGTCGCTTTTAAGAGGATGTTGATTGACTTGgaggcagccacatctggctgCAGATGTTTTGACTGATGTGTTTAGGAGTGTGGTTGACTTTGAAAGATTTGCTGTGtcagttgttttatgtttttggtgtttttgcgtattttctgtttatatgtactgtatgtgtggttgtactgctgcctatcttggccaggacactcttgaaaTCAAGCTTCAGTTGCTTAGGTTTTGTGGCACTGTCTCCTTCTCCTTCGGTGGTCTTGGCCACTAATTTCATGGAAACATGCAACGTTGAAAGATGTTTGAGTAAGTTTGAATTACTTCACATCGACGTGGATAGGCACTTTTGCCCAGGGCATAATGTGCATTTCACGATTACATTTGTTCCTTTAATTTCTTGGAGGGAAAAGTAATGGCTATACTTCCATTTAGAGAAGGCTATTTTAGGATTATTTGTGctcgccatacctg
This Sander lucioperca isolate FBNREF2018 chromosome 9, SLUC_FBN_1.2, whole genome shotgun sequence DNA region includes the following protein-coding sequences:
- the LOC116055595 gene encoding uncharacterized protein LOC116055595; this encodes MMYLNILYMKTASSSCLSYVQCAAPCVTFLAVDQTCHRCEFNRQWKSQPFIGSTPAGNIHLSAAVYFTGTSFIQMKKVFNAFGVRSMRYQAFRKHAKTYLEPAIVWKWKRAQQVELQSLSQQSKVIIGGDMQADSPGHCAKFGSYTVMNLETSTVINIQLVQSNEVGGSYYMEKEGLKRSLALLEASGVTLDCIVTDRHLQIQKYLREKGITQYYDVWHIDKGMSKNIDKLAKEKDCEVVKKWQQSIRNHLYWTASSSKTGPEKVAKWTSVINHIHNIHTHEDPLFPKCEHSDVIDKRRWLKPGSKASYRLEKVLTNKRFIKGVEKLSPHHQTSSLEAFHSVVIRFAPKSVVSARVHLHVPRVAGRGVAGHPGLESIPGGLAGHVLAEGASTLLSSSSLSSSSSSSSLLSLEVLDVSSKIGGLASSRRRNQRLWAGTGSV